GCCGCCCATCTTATTGATGTTCGTGAGATCATCCATGTTGACGGCCACCTGAAAAACAGGCTCAAAACCACGTATTAAATTATCTTACATGAAAACACGTAAATCCATCAGCCACCTCACGGGCAATGAACAGACCACCCTGCATGAAATAAAAAAGCAAGTGGTGAAAATGGTACAACCGCTGATTATCTACTGTTACGGCAGTGAGTTGAACACCACCATCAGGCGAAGCTGTTTTACTACGCCTGTACGGGAAGAGAGCTGGCAATTTAGTTGTGACCTCCTGGTTGTAGTTCCCGACAATCACGAACTTCCGGCTACCATTGCCACCGAAATTGCCGAGGCAACCGCACAATGGGGCCGGGTCACCGTTCGGGTTCATACCCATGAAGTCGTATCACGGCATCTGCACAATGAAAATCTATTTTTTTCATGGGTGCATAAATTTGCGATGCTACTCTATGAGCAAAATGGCGCCACTGCAAAATTGCCGCCGCCAATCAATAAGCGAGCGGAATATCAGCAGCAGGCTTTCCAGTTTTATACAGCCAATCCTGAAATGCCTTCTTACCTTACGGAGAAACTGGTAACTATCGTTCAGGAAATTCCCGTCCAGTCTACAAGAACCGAGCAAAAGCCCATTGAACTTAGGTTATTTCTTTATTTAAAAGACGGAAAACTCGAACAGGCAACGACCGGCAGTTAAAAAACATTCTGCAACATCCATCCGAAAACGTCCGTTTTTTCTTACACCTGTATGTGGTGGTGTAAGAGAAGTTCCGCTCACCGGGCCATTTTGCAGTAAAAAAACGATGGTAAATAAGGACGAACTGGTGGTAATGCGGGCTATTGCCCTTTGTTTTAAACCCTTTTTAAAGCCGGAGGAAGCGCAGGTGTACACCAACCTGGGAAAGTCACAACTGGCGAAAAAAGCACAGGAAATGGGCGTTTACAAAAACGCAAGCGGATACTATAAACGGGAGGAGCTGGATTGCCTGATGAATGGCGAAGCGTCACCATTCATCGCAGCGGCAGCCAGCCTCTCCATTAAAAAGATCAAATAATTCCCCGATAAAAAAGTATCGGAAATAAAACTCAACGATAGGCTCTCTCGTAAATTTAATGGCTGCTTTGCTTCACCTGATAGATGTTTTACAAAATTTAATTAATTAGAGGAACCCAATGAATCGTACCCCCTCAAAGCCCCCTGTAACCCGCAGACCGATTTTCCGCGTAATACCCACTACAACCTGGGAGCGGGGCAATATGCTGTTTGACTATTGGCAGAAGTTTAAACACAGAAATATTCCTGCTATTCTAACAGACATAGACGATAAACAGTTTCACTTTCTTCAACAATTGCCGCAAACGGAAAGATTACTTTTCTTCCAAACTGCCTACGACCTCGCAGAAAAGCGGGCAATCGACTGCAAATTATCGTCCAATCTGGATACGGTTTATATTGAAACACTGGCAAGTTCCAATAACTATGAGTTAAAAGTCCGTATATGGTTTTTGGACCAAAACATGGAGCCCAAACACGACTATCGTTTGCGCGTAACCGTTTGGGCCTGCAAGATGTTTCATGATTTACTGGACTTGCATTTTAAGTTGACAAGCCTTTACCATTTATACCGGAGCCGGCCATCATATATTGAACTGGTTCGTAGCGGCTTTATCAAAGATGACTATGGCAGGTTTGGGGATCTTTTATAGACTCGAAAAATAACGCAATAAGTGTCTGCAAACCCTCCCATACAGCGGCACCGACGGGCGTAAATTCTGTCGCAAACAAGGGGAATACATGGTTCTTAAAATTAAAGTAGATAAGTTTATTTATTAGGAATTGAGAAATTAATAGATTTAATTAAATTAGCACCTAACATTATGCTAAACAGATTTCTTATCCCGTAAACTCATGAGCTACATTCCCAAAACCATTAGTGAGGTTGTAACTGAATACCTCAATAAAAACACGTTTCTTCCGGCAATCCAAAGAGAATATGTATGGAACACTAAAGCCATTGAAAAGTTGTTTGATTCCATTATGGGTGACTATCCAATTAGTACATTTTTATTCTGGAAAATACGAGAGGAAAATAAAGATCAATGGACTGCATACGAATTTATCAGAGATTTTGATGGAGAAAAACCGCATAACAAAGAAGCTAACCTGGCAGGGGTAAATCAAGATATTTTTTTGGTTCTGGACGGACAACAACGATTAACTTCACTTTTCATTGGACTGAAAGGCTCCTATAGATTTTTTTATTACAAATGGCATAAAACAAGGTTGTATTTCAATCTTCTCACTCCGGTAGTTGAACCTGAAAATCCCGAAGAACTCACATACGACTTTGAATTTCGGACAGACAAACTATCCGACCCTAAAAACCCAAAGCCTCAATATTGGTATTTAGTAGGAGATATACTTAATCATGCGGATGCGGAAGATGCAAAGAAAAGCATCAAAGGCGATCTGGCAAATTTTACAGAAGAACAAAAGGATATAGCCAATACGCATATTGGTCGTTTACATTCCCGCGTCCATACACTTCGTTTGTTAAACTATTACGAAGAGAAGTCCCAAAGCTATAATAAAGTCGTTGAAGCATTTATCCGTGCAAATACCGGAGGGGTAAAACTAGGATACAGTGATATTCTTTTATCTACTGCCACTGCAAAATGGAATACATTGAATGCAAGGGAGGAAATTCACGAATTTACGGATGATATTAATAAGATTGGTAACGGTTATACGTTTGAGAAAGATTTCGTATTGAAAGGGTGCCTTTATTTAACCGACAATCTGCCTATTCAGTACAAGGTCGAGAATTTTACCAGAGCCAATCTGGAAAAGATAGAAAACAATTGGGAAGTAACGAAAAGCTCAATAGAAAAAGCGATAAAGCTAGTTGCAAAATTTGGATTTAACGATAAAAACCTTGTTTCCAAAGGCGCACTATTACCCATCGCTCTATACATCCAGCTTCTAAACAAACGTAATTTTATTGAATCTACATCAAGCGCAGATGTAGTTAATCAACTGTCAATTCAACGCTGGCTTACCGTGGCTTTGTTGAAAAATGCCTTTGGTGGGTCATCTGATAGAACATTAAAATTAGTGCAAGATGTCATAAAAACCCAACAGGATTTGTCAAAGTTTCCATTCGATGAAATAAATAAAAAACTCAATATTAACACTTCGTTCAATGAAATTGAGATTGAGCAATTACTTAGTGTTAGCTATGGAACGAAGTATAGTTATCTGCTCTTGTCATTGCTGTATCCAAATCGCGATTGGAAAGATAGCAAGTATCACGAAGATCACATTTACCCCAAATCTGAATTTACTACCGCCAAACTGAAACAACGTGGTTACAGCGAATCTGCTATTAAAGAGTATCAACGTTACTTTAATACAGTGGCTAATCTACAGCTTTTAACAGATAAAGAAAATTTTGAAAAAAAAGCCATCGAATTTGATAAGTGGATTGGTAGCCGAGATGAAAACTTTAAGAATCGCCATACAATTCCAGCCCTAAGTTCCTATGATTTCGATAGTTTTTTGGTGTTTATAGATCATCGAAGTGGACTTGTAAAAGGCATGTTGAAACAAATCATTGTGGATATAGCTACTGTGAAAGAACTGGCATGATACCAAGCAACAGATTAAGAAATGAAGTAAATAGAACAAGCCGCCCTCATAAATAGTTAAATAGCAACGCCCGGAAATCTACCGGGCGTTGTTAGTCAGATGCTTAGAAAATAAGGTAGCAATTCCGGTGTAGGTAGCTGCGCTATGGTACCTTGCTGATCCTTTGGCCGATGCCGTTTATATGTTTTCTGTACCTGCACAGTAGTCGCATGTCCAAGCAGGTAGGCAATGGTTACATCATCCACCAGCTTATCCTGCAACAGTATCGAAAAACTTAATCTCGCACATGACCAGGTGATATGTTTTTTAATGGTCGTTGCACTTACCCACTCGATAAGGATCTTATTTGCCCCGTCTGCACTAGGTAACCCGAATACAAACTGCCCACTGATGTCAGTATTTTCAGGTAAAGTGACCTCCAGGACCTTCCTGCGTTTTTCTAGGATCATACGGGCTATTGGATGGAGCGTTAACGTAACGGGCAGACCTGTTTTGGCTTGTATAATTCGGGTAGTAAGTATCGCACCTTTGATTTGGCCCCAACGTAACTGGCTTACATCCACCCAACGCAGGCCGGTATAGCAGCAGAAGATAAAGGCTTCCTGTACCTCCCTGTTAAAACAAGGGGTGTTAAGTAGCTCCAGGTATTCTTCTACTTCCAGGAACTCTTTAAGATGGGTACTCGGATTGGATTTTGCACTTACTTTCTCTGTAGGATTTTGCCTGTAGTAACCATCGGCAGTAGCGGCGGCCAACACCCATTTAAATCGGGTATAATAATCGGAAGGCGTTTCGCCTGTATATTTATCTAGTAAATAGCGGCGAAACGCTTTGCAAAGATTTTCATTTACTTCTATCGGCGCCACGTAATCTTTACCAATGAACTTTTTGAACTGGGCTAGGCTGCATTGTAAATGCCGGTTGCCTTTTCGTTTATGTGTCTTTACGTATTCTTCGTAATAATCCAGAAAATTTTGCTTGAATTTATGCGGCGGGATAAAACCGGTGCCCACCGCCTGGCTTTCTATGATTAACTGGCTTTTCTTTAATTCAATGAGTGAAAGCGCCTGCTTGTTGTGGTTCTTTTCTGTTTGGTCTTTCGGTTTGGTGTAAATAAAAATGCCGGTAGTAGGTCGCTGTCCCTTGCCTCTGCCAAAGTCATAATAGAATACGATCTTGTCGCCTTTTTTTGTCTTTCTCTCCAGGAAATTCATACTGCACACATTTTAAAGGTGATGCAATCCCGGCACAAGGATAGTGCCGTGCCGGCTTTCAAAGTCACACTGATAGCGCCATCGCAAGGAAATGGAAGAAAGGCGTCCAAAGATTTTTTTTTGTACACAACTGCCGGTGTGTCAGAAAAAAATGGTGTGTCACAAACGCGGTAAAACTGTCTGTTTT
The genomic region above belongs to Chitinophaga sp. 180180018-3 and contains:
- a CDS encoding DUF262 domain-containing protein: MSYIPKTISEVVTEYLNKNTFLPAIQREYVWNTKAIEKLFDSIMGDYPISTFLFWKIREENKDQWTAYEFIRDFDGEKPHNKEANLAGVNQDIFLVLDGQQRLTSLFIGLKGSYRFFYYKWHKTRLYFNLLTPVVEPENPEELTYDFEFRTDKLSDPKNPKPQYWYLVGDILNHADAEDAKKSIKGDLANFTEEQKDIANTHIGRLHSRVHTLRLLNYYEEKSQSYNKVVEAFIRANTGGVKLGYSDILLSTATAKWNTLNAREEIHEFTDDINKIGNGYTFEKDFVLKGCLYLTDNLPIQYKVENFTRANLEKIENNWEVTKSSIEKAIKLVAKFGFNDKNLVSKGALLPIALYIQLLNKRNFIESTSSADVVNQLSIQRWLTVALLKNAFGGSSDRTLKLVQDVIKTQQDLSKFPFDEINKKLNINTSFNEIEIEQLLSVSYGTKYSYLLLSLLYPNRDWKDSKYHEDHIYPKSEFTTAKLKQRGYSESAIKEYQRYFNTVANLQLLTDKENFEKKAIEFDKWIGSRDENFKNRHTIPALSSYDFDSFLVFIDHRSGLVKGMLKQIIVDIATVKELA
- a CDS encoding site-specific integrase — translated: MNFLERKTKKGDKIVFYYDFGRGKGQRPTTGIFIYTKPKDQTEKNHNKQALSLIELKKSQLIIESQAVGTGFIPPHKFKQNFLDYYEEYVKTHKRKGNRHLQCSLAQFKKFIGKDYVAPIEVNENLCKAFRRYLLDKYTGETPSDYYTRFKWVLAAATADGYYRQNPTEKVSAKSNPSTHLKEFLEVEEYLELLNTPCFNREVQEAFIFCCYTGLRWVDVSQLRWGQIKGAILTTRIIQAKTGLPVTLTLHPIARMILEKRRKVLEVTLPENTDISGQFVFGLPSADGANKILIEWVSATTIKKHITWSCARLSFSILLQDKLVDDVTIAYLLGHATTVQVQKTYKRHRPKDQQGTIAQLPTPELLPYFLSI